The proteins below come from a single Carnobacterium divergens DSM 20623 genomic window:
- the kdpA gene encoding potassium-transporting ATPase subunit KdpA, giving the protein MKIEFVYQFLFLVVLVGLGIPLGKYCYKVMTSQKVWMDRLIQPIEKMVYRFIGPSSQKEMNGKTYALSVISFSVLGFIAVFLLMLMQGLLPMNPEGFSGTTVSLAFNTALSFVTNTNWQAYAGETTLSPFTQMMGLTAQNFVSAAVGISVLFVLLRGFMGKSQKTIGNFWQDLTKATLYILVPLSTVIAILLISQGVVQTFSGGIDYFSLETGSKGFIPLGLAASQIAIKQLGTNGGGYFGANSAFPLENPTIFSNLVENIAILLIPVALIFAFGYFVKEHKQGRTIFIVSMVLLVLALIGVMLSEYYTSPQFADVVASGNLEGKETRFGVGWSALWAVSTTAASNGSVNSMLDSFTPFGGMIPMFLMQLGEIVFGGVGSGLYGMVAFVILTVFIAGLLVGRTPEYLGKKIEPFDMKMVCLVILTPPLLTLLGTMSFVLLPSAMSQLTNSGAHGFSEILYAFSSLANNNGSAFAGLTADTTFLNTIGGIIMLLVRFIPMLAIIFLGGNLAKKKMVAVSDGTLSTTNGTFVGMLLGVIFLVGALSFLPALALGPIADFFTTR; this is encoded by the coding sequence ATGAAAATCGAGTTCGTATATCAATTCCTATTTTTAGTAGTTTTAGTTGGATTAGGAATACCGTTAGGAAAATACTGTTATAAAGTGATGACCTCACAAAAGGTTTGGATGGATCGGCTGATTCAGCCAATTGAAAAAATGGTGTATCGCTTTATTGGACCAAGTAGTCAAAAAGAAATGAATGGTAAAACTTACGCACTATCAGTTATTAGTTTTAGTGTTTTAGGATTTATTGCCGTATTTTTACTCATGTTAATGCAAGGGTTATTGCCAATGAATCCAGAGGGATTTTCTGGAACGACAGTAAGTTTGGCTTTTAACACAGCGTTAAGTTTTGTGACAAATACAAACTGGCAAGCATATGCTGGAGAAACAACATTATCACCTTTCACACAAATGATGGGCTTGACTGCCCAAAACTTTGTATCGGCTGCTGTTGGTATCTCGGTATTATTTGTTCTTTTAAGAGGGTTTATGGGGAAATCTCAAAAAACGATTGGTAATTTTTGGCAAGATTTAACGAAAGCAACCTTGTATATTTTAGTGCCACTTTCAACTGTGATTGCGATTTTATTGATTTCTCAAGGAGTCGTTCAAACATTTAGTGGAGGAATCGATTATTTTTCTTTAGAAACAGGAAGTAAAGGGTTCATTCCATTAGGTCTAGCGGCCAGTCAAATCGCAATTAAACAATTAGGAACAAATGGCGGAGGCTACTTTGGAGCCAACTCTGCATTTCCGTTAGAAAACCCAACCATTTTTAGTAACTTGGTTGAAAATATCGCCATCCTATTGATACCAGTAGCGTTGATTTTTGCTTTTGGTTATTTCGTTAAAGAACATAAGCAAGGTCGCACCATTTTTATTGTATCGATGGTTTTATTAGTTTTAGCGTTGATTGGTGTGATGTTGAGTGAATATTATACAAGTCCTCAATTTGCCGATGTTGTTGCAAGTGGAAATTTGGAAGGAAAAGAAACTCGCTTTGGCGTTGGCTGGTCTGCACTTTGGGCTGTCAGTACTACCGCAGCATCCAATGGGTCGGTTAACAGCATGCTAGATAGCTTCACACCCTTTGGAGGAATGATCCCGATGTTCTTGATGCAGTTGGGAGAAATTGTGTTTGGTGGCGTCGGCAGTGGGCTATACGGTATGGTCGCCTTTGTCATTTTGACTGTTTTTATTGCAGGCTTATTAGTAGGAAGGACGCCAGAATATTTAGGGAAAAAAATTGAACCCTTTGATATGAAAATGGTCTGTCTTGTTATTTTAACGCCACCATTATTGACATTGTTAGGTACGATGAGCTTTGTTTTATTGCCATCGGCCATGAGTCAATTAACCAATTCAGGAGCCCACGGCTTTTCAGAAATTCTCTATGCCTTTTCTTCATTGGCAAACAATAATGGGAGTGCCTTTGCTGGGTTAACTGCAGACACAACGTTCTTAAATACGATTGGCGGAATCATTATGTTGCTTGTTCGGTTTATCCCGATGTTAGCCATTATTTTCTTAGGTGGAAACTTAGCGAAGAAAAAAATGGTTGCTGTCAGTGATGGAACGCTATCAACAACTAATGGGACCTTTGTTGGGATGTTATTAGGCGTTATTTTCTTAGTGGGTGCATTAAGTTTCTTGCCAGCCTTAGCATTAGGCCCAATTGCGGACTTTTTTACCACACGATAA
- a CDS encoding potassium-transporting ATPase subunit F, whose protein sequence is METVILLSGIGALLLFGYLIYVLFWGDKQ, encoded by the coding sequence ATGGAAACTGTCATTTTATTAAGTGGTATTGGCGCATTACTATTGTTTGGTTATTTAATTTATGTGCTGTTCTGGGGGGACAAACAATGA
- a CDS encoding Crp/Fnr family transcriptional regulator, which yields MDIKKALYLEQDATYKYHQVKIYQPGDIYQYDNGEEEKIVFLDKGAALIQAQGRDSDWISHDLVTPKYIISLENMMTNVYVPSYLIYRVKFVETSKMYIVNREYFLNHLYLNPLDFQEFFESLGIKYINKTRMVAVSNERPLIKVANSLFAIIYTLHPKTQIKLCELPSYVTQKFISEYSSTGKARTSEALKLLEIMGIVEQKKPLKINVEKLSSFISDDH from the coding sequence ATGGATATAAAAAAAGCCTTATATTTAGAGCAGGATGCGACTTACAAATATCATCAAGTAAAAATCTATCAACCAGGAGATATTTACCAATATGATAATGGTGAAGAGGAAAAAATTGTTTTTCTAGATAAAGGAGCAGCTTTGATACAAGCGCAAGGAAGAGATTCCGACTGGATCAGTCATGATTTAGTAACGCCAAAATATATTATTTCATTAGAAAATATGATGACAAATGTTTATGTACCTAGTTATTTGATATATCGAGTGAAATTTGTAGAAACGAGTAAAATGTACATTGTAAATAGAGAATATTTTTTAAATCATTTATATTTAAATCCACTTGATTTCCAAGAATTTTTTGAAAGTTTAGGTATAAAGTATATTAACAAGACGCGTATGGTTGCAGTAAGTAACGAAAGACCCCTCATTAAAGTAGCGAATTCCTTGTTTGCGATTATCTATACACTTCATCCTAAGACTCAAATAAAATTGTGTGAATTGCCAAGTTATGTTACTCAAAAATTTATTTCTGAGTATAGTTCAACAGGTAAAGCAAGGACGTCGGAAGCTTTAAAATTACTAGAAATAATGGGAATTGTGGAGCAAAAAAAGCCCTTAAAAATAAATGTTGAAAAATTGTCGTCTTTTATTAGTGACGATCACTAG